From a single Silene latifolia isolate original U9 population chromosome 6, ASM4854445v1, whole genome shotgun sequence genomic region:
- the LOC141586153 gene encoding jasmonoyl--L-amino acid synthetase JAR4-like, whose protein sequence is MLEKMEKFDTMKVINEFEELTKNAEQVQRDTLRRILEENAEAEYLQELGINARTDVETFKQCVPLVTHKDLEHYMQRIMDGDNSPILTGKPLPNISLSSGTTQGKPKFLPFNDELFENTMQIYQTSFAYRNREFPIGNGKGLLFIYSSKHFKTKGGLSAGTATTNVFRHPQFRTSMKTIQSQSCSPDEVIFGSDFHQSLYCHLLCGLLHLEEVQFVSSTFAHSLVQAFQTFELVWEDLCSDIRDGVLNESITDPNIRAAMARILKPNPQLADTIHGICSGLSKWYGLIPKLFPNAKYVYGIMTGSMEPYLKQLRRYAGWLPLVCADYGASEGWIAANVNPRSPPESATFAVLPNIGYFEFIPLRDDIIGGFEPKPVGLTEVKIGEEYEIIVTTFAGLYRYRLGDRVKIMGFHNKTPELKFVCRQNLMLSINIDKNTEKDLQIAVEEASKLLVSEKIEVIDFTSHIDKSKDPAHYVIFLELSGDADENVLKECCNALDRAFVDPGYMGSRKIRTIGPLELRVLRKGTFHKILLHYLSMGAAVSQFKTPRFVGINNKALLQIICSNVVKSYFSTAFE, encoded by the exons ATGTTGGAAAAGATGGAAAAATTCGACACGATGAAAGTAATCAATGAATTCGAGGAATTAACCAAGAACGCGGAGCAAGTTCAACGCGATACTTTGAGGAGGATTCTAGAAGAAAACGCGGAGGCTGAGTATTTGCAAGAATTAGGAATCAATGCTCGAACCGATGTTGAAACATTTAAACAATGTGTTCCTCTTGTAACACATAAGGATTTGGAACATTATATGCAAAGAATTATGGATGGCGATAATTCACCTATTTTAACCGGGAAGCCTCTTCCCAATATTTCCCTAAG CTCTGGAACAACTCAAGGAAAGCCGAAATTTTTGCCGTTCAATGATGAGCTGTTTGAAAACACAATGCAAATTTATCAAACGTCCTTCGCGTATAGGAACAG AGAGTTTCCGATTGGCAACGGAAAAGGACTACTTTTCATTTACAGTAGcaaacatttcaaaaccaaaGGAGGTTTATCAGCAGGAACTGCAACGACAAATGTTTTTCGACATCCACAATTCCGTACAAGTATGAAAACGATCCAATCGCAGAGCTGCAGTCCGGATGAAGTGATATTCGGGTCTGATTTTCATCAATCTCTATACTGCCATCTTCTATGCGGGTTATTACATCTCGAGGAAGTCCAATTTGTGAGCTCTACATTCGCTCACAGTCTAGTACAAGCATTTCAGACCTTTGAGCTAGTTTGGGAAGACTTATGCTCGGATATTCGTGACGGTGTGCTTAATGAAAGCATTACTGATCCGAATATCCGAGCTGCTATGGCTCGAATCCTTAAGCCTAACCCTCAATTGGCCGATACAATTCACGGAATTTGTAGCGGATTAAGTAAATGGTATGGGTTAATACCAAAGCTTTTCCCGAATGCTAAATACGTCTACGGGATTATGACGGGTTCTATGGAGCCGTATTTGAAACAATTAAGACGGTATGCCGGGTGGTTACCTCTTGTATGTGCCGATTATGGTGCTTCAGAGGGTTGGATTGCGGCTAATGTAAACCCGAGATCACCCCCTGAGTCTGCCACTTTTGCAGTACTTCCTAATATCGGTTATTTCGAGTTTATCCCGTTAAGAGATGATATAATTGGAGGGTTCGAGCCCAAACCGGTTGGATTAACCGAGGTTAAGATTGGTGAAGAATATGAGATCATTGTCACAACTTTCGCAG GTTTATATCGCTATAGGCTAGGTGACAGAGTCAAGATAATGGGATTCCACAACAAAACTCCGGAGCTTAAATTTGTATGTCGTCAAAACCTTATGCTTAGCATCAACATCGACAAGAACACGGAAAAAGATCTACAAATAGCCGTAGAAGAGGCAAGTAAGTTATTAGTCTCGGAAAAAATTGAGGTCATCGATTTCACGAGCCATATAGACAAATCTAAAGACCCGGCTCATTATGTCATATTCTTGGAGTTAAGTGGTGATGCCGATGAGAATGTGTTAAAAGAGTGTTGCAATGCCTTGGACCGAGCATTTGTTGATCCCGGTTATATGGGTTCACGGAAGATTCGGACAATCGGTCCTCTTGAGCTAAGGGTTTTGAGGAAGGGAACATTTCATAAGATTTTGTTACATTACTTGAGCATGGGTGCCGCTGTTAGCCAGTTTAAAACACCGCGATTTGTTGGGATTAATAACAAGGCCCTCCTTCAGATAATATGTAGCAATGTTGTTAAGAGTTACTTTAGCactgcatttgagtga
- the LOC141587439 gene encoding uncharacterized protein LOC141587439 — protein MDAGVLDGVGVGTGAICRDETGTALWGVAINRALTWEPAIAEAVAILDGVQEAARRGHRDVVVESDCLQIIEDLQKMRHGRSILSAILDDILDCSSSFDSLRWSHTSRTNNCVAHALAHFNPSYVGRTVWDGDLPPIVNNAVIFDISLLN, from the coding sequence ATGGATGCGGGAGTGTTGGACGGGGTTGGAGTGGGTACGGGAGCAATCTGCCGGGATGAGACAGGGACGGCACTATGGGGGGTGGCTATCAACCGGGCTCTCACCTGGGAACCAGCCATTGCCGAGGCTGTGGCAATCCTTGACGGGGTTCAGGAAGCTGCGCGGAGAGGACATCGCGATGTGGTAGTGGAGAGCGATTGCTTGCAGATTATTGAAGATCTTCAAAAGATGCGGCATGGACGGAGTATTCTTTCGGCTATTCTTGATGATATTTTAGATTGTAGCAGTTCTTTTGATTCCTTACGATGGTCACATACCAGTCGAACAAACAATTGTGTGGCCCATGCGTTAGCTCATTTTAATCCTAGTTATGTCGGTAGAACGGTTTGGGATGGTGACTTGCCACCGATCGTCAACAATGCTGTAATTTTTGATATTTCGTTATTGAATTAA